In one window of Leptospira sp. GIMC2001 DNA:
- a CDS encoding aldolase/citrate lyase family protein: MSNLKEYLKHYPILAIKTGTETEDMGSEEILYLKKLCANLLPVYVKIGGPEARNDMRICQKIGVEGISAPMIESEYALRNFISSLKNVVAPKYYQSLRKSINLETITGYKNYLDILDRPEINELDQITAARSDLSASMDRKPDDPEVTRVTRNIVRMAKERGLNTCVGGTITKKNFDLIREEIQPDFINSRHIMVDVSKLKSITGEEIAEAMLSIEIEIYELFAKEFPEKSYHYKNRIETNRERIGERKVLYFIR, translated from the coding sequence ATGTCCAATCTGAAAGAATATCTTAAACATTACCCAATTCTTGCCATTAAAACTGGAACGGAAACAGAGGATATGGGCTCCGAAGAAATTCTCTATCTAAAAAAACTTTGTGCCAACCTACTCCCTGTTTATGTAAAAATTGGCGGTCCCGAAGCAAGAAACGATATGCGGATATGCCAGAAAATTGGAGTGGAAGGAATTTCCGCGCCAATGATCGAGTCCGAATATGCATTACGAAATTTTATCTCATCTCTTAAGAACGTCGTTGCTCCAAAATACTATCAATCGCTTCGCAAGTCCATAAATCTAGAAACAATAACTGGATACAAAAACTATTTGGATATTCTGGATAGACCAGAAATAAATGAGTTAGATCAAATAACAGCCGCTAGATCAGATTTATCTGCATCCATGGATAGAAAGCCAGATGATCCAGAAGTAACGCGAGTTACGAGAAATATTGTTAGGATGGCCAAGGAGCGCGGACTCAATACTTGCGTTGGCGGAACGATAACTAAAAAGAATTTTGATCTCATTCGAGAAGAAATCCAACCTGATTTTATCAATTCAAGACATATCATGGTTGATGTGTCAAAACTAAAATCAATCACAGGAGAAGAGATTGCTGAAGCGATGCTTTCTATTGAGATTGAAATCTATGAGCTATTTGCAAAAGAGTTCCCAGAAAAATCCTATCATTACAAAAATAGAATTGAAACCAATCGCGAAAGAATCGGAGAACGGAAAGTACTTTATTTTATTAGATGA
- the lepB gene encoding signal peptidase I produces the protein MAFWNKSKLEEVEEDSPSFVSSLSSFLGIIVLVFAFKSSILDANNIPSGSMIPTLKIGDFLFVNKMRYSLRIPFTEKEIYRIDDPRRGDIVTFIPPDDALNYGETREGIFSKRFVKRVIGMPGDTIRLTRKYMETSKGRILYAFIEYRPIGSDSFLDYAPEEVPQGKELADVDDIRASSGTLFRETKGEFQHLLLETSDDIRNAGARFNCDFSNGCLIPDGHYMVMGDNRDNSHDSRGWGFVPREDILGKALIIYFSINWKDHTCQFKDGLELSEKGPYEAEKWDAANILNYCQPNEIDSYGNSSSSEEFEPRMDWLKRTILYRIWRMDVRWDRIGRLLK, from the coding sequence ATGGCATTTTGGAATAAATCAAAACTCGAAGAAGTTGAAGAAGACAGCCCCTCGTTTGTTTCTTCACTTTCTTCATTTCTAGGTATAATCGTTCTCGTTTTCGCATTCAAATCATCAATTTTGGACGCAAATAACATACCTTCTGGCTCAATGATCCCAACTTTGAAAATAGGGGATTTTCTTTTTGTCAATAAAATGCGATATTCGCTTCGAATCCCGTTTACTGAGAAAGAAATTTACAGGATAGATGATCCCCGCCGTGGTGATATCGTAACTTTTATTCCGCCGGATGATGCCCTCAATTACGGCGAGACTCGTGAGGGAATATTTTCTAAGAGATTTGTCAAAAGGGTAATCGGTATGCCCGGTGATACAATCCGCCTAACAAGAAAATATATGGAAACATCAAAAGGTCGTATTTTATATGCATTTATTGAATACCGTCCAATTGGCTCCGACTCTTTTCTTGACTACGCACCAGAAGAGGTTCCTCAAGGAAAAGAGCTTGCGGACGTCGATGACATTCGAGCTTCCTCAGGAACTTTATTTCGGGAAACGAAAGGAGAATTCCAGCATCTACTATTGGAGACTTCCGATGACATCCGCAATGCTGGAGCTCGTTTCAACTGCGATTTCTCCAATGGATGTTTGATTCCAGATGGTCACTATATGGTTATGGGTGACAATCGTGACAATTCACATGATTCACGAGGTTGGGGTTTTGTTCCGAGAGAAGATATTTTAGGCAAAGCATTGATCATCTATTTCTCTATCAATTGGAAAGATCATACTTGTCAGTTCAAGGATGGACTTGAGCTCTCCGAAAAAGGACCCTATGAGGCTGAGAAATGGGATGCCGCAAATATCTTAAATTATTGCCAACCCAATGAAATTGATTCATACGGGAATTCTAGTAGTTCCGAAGAATTTGAACCTAGAATGGACTGGCTCAAGAGAACGATTTTGTATCGAATTTGGAGAATGGACGTTCGTTGGGACAGGATCGGAAGACTCCTAAAATAA
- a CDS encoding sensor histidine kinase translates to MGSFLENFKRKIHLIFESSWVSLSLLLCIGIVFVFSSFEYFSERSNTRKNIYKIYNKFEFIKGDIGKDEFGKLKFSELKTRTWNNMDLLISNSELQKVADESFLWMRFDVSEVDNWDHTSSLLQYGGVAYQIFNDSGDLLGQMGDLDVENPVFNQKEFFISWVKLNGKSEKYLYLRILHQKGYLYLITPQNFSMGSVDDITTQFLRDQIPLIALSSFFLFIGLAVIVISLINWKKNYKLSLEFGSFAFLFGLIGFLSNPVMNFLVKDLSYFFTLLIMANSLFLIPMLIGLRRLFGSKQWGILNILISIHLVVSIVTITAALCLNISPLAITYFIHYRFLYLILVLFTFLSAIYVSFRAWKNGHPDGLGNFVGLALTFICIPIEVLLELGNDPSSFSFVQWGVLIGVIAQGFNLERNIFEKRKMLQKAENDLKESKFRNLQSKMNPHFLFNSLNTIHALYQVKPELISDAILKLANNYRFFLDQSNRDLIPFAEEWGFLDDYLHLQKLRFYDTLTINQRLDCSFEDVRLPPLILQPIIENSFKHGFRTQSKTDHILNIHALRDSEKSIRINISDNGKGMKIDESINLEEQIFSRSLGEVRQRIKWKLPGSELFVQSEPGRGFMVTMILVIP, encoded by the coding sequence ATGGGTTCATTTTTAGAAAATTTCAAAAGAAAAATCCATCTGATTTTTGAATCGAGTTGGGTCTCGTTATCACTGTTACTATGTATCGGAATAGTCTTCGTATTCTCATCGTTTGAATATTTTTCAGAAAGATCAAATACTAGAAAAAATATTTATAAAATTTATAATAAATTTGAGTTTATCAAAGGTGATATTGGAAAAGATGAGTTCGGTAAGCTTAAGTTTTCCGAATTGAAAACAAGAACTTGGAATAATATGGATCTTTTGATTTCCAATTCTGAATTGCAAAAGGTTGCAGATGAGTCATTTCTATGGATGCGCTTTGATGTGAGTGAAGTGGATAATTGGGATCATACTTCTTCATTATTGCAATATGGTGGAGTTGCTTATCAGATTTTTAATGATTCTGGCGATTTGTTAGGGCAAATGGGAGATTTAGATGTCGAGAATCCTGTATTCAATCAGAAAGAATTTTTTATTTCTTGGGTCAAATTAAACGGTAAATCTGAGAAATATTTATATTTGAGAATTTTGCATCAGAAAGGCTATTTGTATCTAATCACTCCACAAAATTTTTCTATGGGAAGTGTGGATGATATTACAACTCAGTTCCTTAGAGATCAGATACCCTTAATTGCTCTGAGTTCTTTCTTTCTCTTTATTGGATTGGCTGTAATCGTTATATCTCTCATTAATTGGAAGAAAAACTATAAATTGAGTTTAGAATTCGGATCCTTTGCTTTTTTATTTGGTTTAATCGGTTTTCTATCCAATCCAGTCATGAATTTTTTGGTAAAGGATTTAAGTTATTTTTTTACGCTACTAATAATGGCCAATAGTCTATTTCTGATTCCGATGCTTATCGGCTTACGAAGATTATTTGGTTCAAAGCAATGGGGAATATTGAATATTCTAATTTCAATTCATTTAGTTGTATCGATTGTTACGATCACAGCCGCTCTATGTCTAAATATATCCCCTTTAGCTATAACTTATTTTATACACTATCGATTTCTGTATCTTATTTTGGTTTTGTTTACATTTCTGTCTGCGATTTATGTTAGCTTTAGGGCATGGAAAAATGGACATCCAGATGGACTGGGTAATTTTGTAGGACTTGCATTGACTTTTATCTGTATACCAATTGAGGTTTTATTGGAGTTGGGCAATGATCCAAGTTCTTTTTCATTTGTACAATGGGGTGTATTAATCGGTGTTATAGCGCAGGGTTTCAACTTAGAACGAAATATATTTGAAAAAAGAAAAATGTTACAGAAAGCAGAAAACGATCTAAAGGAATCCAAATTTCGTAATCTTCAATCGAAGATGAATCCACATTTTCTATTCAATTCTCTAAATACAATCCATGCTCTCTACCAAGTAAAGCCTGAGCTAATAAGCGATGCCATTTTAAAGCTTGCAAATAACTACAGATTTTTCTTAGATCAGAGCAATCGAGACCTAATTCCATTTGCAGAAGAGTGGGGATTTCTTGATGACTATTTGCATTTGCAGAAATTGCGTTTTTATGATACTCTAACAATCAATCAGCGACTTGATTGCAGTTTTGAAGATGTCCGACTTCCTCCGCTAATTCTTCAACCAATCATTGAAAATTCATTCAAGCATGGATTTCGAACTCAGAGCAAAACAGATCATATTTTGAACATACATGCGCTAAGGGATTCCGAGAAATCAATACGAATCAACATTTCAGATAATGGTAAGGGAATGAAAATTGATGAGAGCATCAATTTGGAAGAACAAATTTTCAGTAGAAGTCTCGGGGAAGTTCGGCAACGTATAAAATGGAAACTGCCAGGTTCGGAACTTTTTGTTCAATCCGAACCAGGTCGTGGTTTTATGGTAACAATGATTTTGGTCATCCCATAG
- the atpH gene encoding ATP synthase F1 subunit delta: protein MNQSQVSTVYSQALLDLVSSGPALEEVEGELRDVETILFTDPEIMQFILSPVVKPEEKETVLMNSLKGKVSEIVSSFIGVLSNKGRLEFFPEICSVFSEGVDKLRGRSQVTLYSREPMLESEISRIKKTLEEKFKTSAVIRNEISPDIVGGFVIRMNDYLVDASIQSKLRTIKESLLAKKITVGAIYEN from the coding sequence ATGAATCAGAGCCAGGTATCAACTGTTTACAGCCAAGCACTGTTGGATTTGGTGTCCAGCGGTCCTGCCTTGGAAGAGGTAGAAGGAGAGCTTCGAGATGTCGAGACTATCCTTTTTACCGATCCAGAAATTATGCAATTTATTCTATCACCGGTAGTTAAGCCGGAAGAAAAAGAAACTGTGTTAATGAATTCATTAAAAGGAAAAGTGAGCGAAATCGTTTCTTCTTTTATTGGAGTCCTCAGCAATAAAGGTCGTTTGGAATTTTTCCCCGAGATTTGTTCGGTGTTTTCCGAAGGCGTTGATAAATTAAGAGGACGCAGTCAAGTAACGCTCTATTCTCGGGAGCCTATGCTTGAATCAGAGATATCTAGAATTAAGAAAACACTCGAGGAAAAATTCAAAACATCAGCGGTCATTCGCAATGAAATATCACCTGACATTGTTGGTGGTTTCGTGATTCGGATGAACGATTACCTGGTGGATGCATCTATCCAAAGTAAGTTGAGAACTATAAAAGAGTCTCTTCTCGCTAAGAAAATAACCGTCGGAGCAATTTATGAAAATTAA
- a CDS encoding LytR/AlgR family response regulator transcription factor, translated as MIEKTAYSVLIVEDEYPARELLVKYVLDCPELVLAGVAEDGQIAESLLSHKEYDLIFMDINIPVQSGLDLLKKFHNKNSFFIFATAYSEFAVSAFEYEALDYLLKPFDFSRFRKSVEKAIRFWGDIRNSQDIQSQSLTFTSNSAKCFLPYDEIVYLSSHNKNTVIHAKEKDYEVSKLLKDIEGKLSDEHFYRIHKGYMVNKKYISSIRYDKGGSYLLELRDGEDTVLPVGRAYASNLKGRLGL; from the coding sequence ATGATTGAAAAGACAGCTTATTCCGTATTGATCGTTGAGGACGAATATCCTGCAAGAGAACTTCTGGTTAAATACGTTTTGGATTGTCCCGAACTTGTTCTCGCAGGAGTTGCAGAAGATGGACAGATCGCTGAGAGCTTACTTTCCCACAAAGAATATGATTTAATTTTTATGGATATAAACATCCCAGTCCAATCTGGCTTGGATTTACTAAAAAAATTCCACAACAAGAATAGTTTTTTTATATTTGCAACTGCTTATAGTGAATTCGCAGTGAGTGCATTTGAATATGAAGCTTTGGATTATTTGCTCAAGCCATTTGATTTTTCTAGATTTAGGAAATCGGTCGAAAAGGCTATAAGATTCTGGGGAGACATTCGCAATAGCCAAGATATTCAATCCCAATCTTTGACTTTCACAAGTAATTCTGCAAAATGTTTTCTCCCTTATGATGAGATAGTTTATTTATCTTCGCATAACAAAAACACCGTGATCCATGCTAAAGAAAAAGATTATGAAGTGTCAAAATTATTAAAAGATATTGAAGGAAAACTTTCTGATGAACATTTCTATCGTATCCACAAAGGTTACATGGTGAATAAAAAATATATCTCGTCCATACGCTATGATAAAGGTGGATCATATTTGTTGGAATTAAGAGACGGAGAAGACACTGTACTTCCGGTTGGTCGTGCCTATGCATCTAATTTAAAAGGACGACTTGGTCTATAA
- the atpB gene encoding F0F1 ATP synthase subunit A, producing MNQFMNFRLNQILVTIIFSLFLFTNPVVASSTEGEEFDLNGVIVHHLSDAPVFPLNFGGEKVYEGSAGFDPNNSAIFHDSDHKSYHYVGGLDMHITKRVTMMWIGCLILLLIFIPAASKISKNPMKVNGRFANGVEALVGFIKKDVVDGSMHGHGHAYYHYMLTLFFFILSGNLMGIIPPIGEIFTLFSDAGHHHPLALVWSGITTTGDVSVTVSLAIMTFLLIMGTGFAYQGIKFIPHSVPNGVPLALWPLMWPLEFIVSPLAKCFALTVRLLANMTAGHVIILALIGFIFKFQTYYIVPVAIVGAGAIYVLEIFVAFLQAYIFVLLTSIFVGSVMHRH from the coding sequence ATGAACCAATTTATGAATTTTAGACTAAACCAAATATTAGTAACAATTATTTTTTCATTATTTTTATTCACTAACCCAGTGGTTGCTTCATCAACTGAGGGTGAAGAATTTGATCTCAATGGCGTAATCGTTCATCACTTGAGTGACGCTCCAGTTTTCCCTTTGAACTTCGGTGGGGAAAAAGTTTACGAAGGTAGCGCAGGATTTGATCCGAACAACTCAGCTATTTTCCATGACAGTGATCACAAATCCTACCACTATGTTGGTGGATTGGACATGCATATTACCAAACGAGTAACCATGATGTGGATTGGTTGCTTGATTCTTCTATTGATATTTATTCCTGCAGCAAGTAAGATTTCTAAGAATCCAATGAAAGTCAATGGTCGATTTGCAAACGGAGTGGAAGCTTTAGTTGGATTTATCAAGAAAGACGTAGTTGATGGAAGCATGCATGGTCATGGCCACGCATATTATCACTACATGTTGACTCTGTTTTTCTTTATTCTATCAGGTAACTTGATGGGAATCATTCCACCAATCGGTGAGATCTTTACTTTGTTTTCTGATGCTGGGCATCACCATCCGTTAGCATTGGTTTGGAGTGGTATAACAACGACAGGTGACGTAAGTGTCACTGTTTCTTTAGCTATAATGACATTTTTATTGATCATGGGAACTGGTTTTGCTTACCAAGGAATCAAATTCATTCCGCATTCAGTTCCTAATGGTGTTCCTCTTGCACTTTGGCCATTGATGTGGCCTCTTGAGTTCATTGTGTCTCCACTTGCGAAATGCTTTGCTCTTACAGTGCGTCTCTTGGCAAATATGACAGCGGGTCACGTCATCATACTTGCGTTAATTGGATTCATTTTTAAATTTCAGACCTATTATATTGTGCCTGTTGCCATTGTTGGTGCGGGAGCAATTTATGTTTTGGAAATATTTGTAGCTTTTTTGCAAGCTTACATATTTGTTTTGCTCACATCAATCTTCGTTGGTTCTGTGATGCATCGACACTAA
- a CDS encoding F0F1 ATP synthase subunit B: MVFLGAGGGLNLLDVNPGLVIWTLVTFLIVVFILKKFAWDKILTALDERAAGIESEIEKATSLRSDAEKVLRDYQEKVNHAKDEALAIINEAKSDAVNLKNKMIEDANSDIRKLKEQSVRDIELAKAKAVQELQIQVAEMSVLIASEILEKQLKKDDYASFIDKELSKLERI; the protein is encoded by the coding sequence TTGGTTTTCCTAGGAGCTGGTGGAGGTTTGAATCTGCTGGATGTGAATCCGGGTCTAGTAATTTGGACCCTGGTTACATTCTTAATCGTTGTCTTCATTTTGAAGAAGTTTGCTTGGGACAAAATCCTAACAGCACTCGATGAGCGTGCAGCTGGAATCGAAAGTGAGATCGAAAAAGCTACATCACTTCGTAGTGATGCAGAGAAAGTACTTAGAGATTACCAAGAAAAGGTCAATCATGCTAAGGATGAGGCTCTTGCGATCATCAACGAAGCTAAATCGGATGCAGTCAATCTCAAAAACAAAATGATCGAAGATGCGAATTCGGATATTCGAAAGTTGAAAGAACAATCTGTACGGGATATCGAACTTGCGAAAGCAAAGGCGGTTCAAGAGTTGCAGATTCAAGTGGCAGAAATGTCAGTTCTGATTGCAAGTGAGATTTTAGAAAAGCAACTTAAGAAAGATGATTACGCAAGTTTTATTGATAAAGAATTAAGTAAGCTGGAAAGGATCTAG
- the atpE gene encoding ATP synthase F0 subunit C, producing MDFGLGYIGVGIGAGLAILGAGLGIGRIGGSAVEGMSRQPDAAGPIQTGMIIAAALIEGAALFALVIMFQAGSLLNTELPKSVAKTPAAQTEQK from the coding sequence ATGGACTTTGGTTTAGGATACATTGGAGTTGGAATTGGAGCTGGTTTAGCTATTCTTGGAGCTGGACTTGGAATTGGAAGAATTGGTGGATCTGCTGTTGAAGGTATGAGCCGTCAGCCAGACGCTGCTGGACCTATTCAAACAGGTATGATTATCGCTGCGGCGTTGATTGAAGGTGCTGCATTGTTCGCACTTGTAATCATGTTCCAAGCTGGATCTCTATTGAATACAGAGCTTCCGAAATCTGTAGCAAAAACCCCAGCTGCTCAAACTGAGCAGAAATAG
- a CDS encoding AtpZ/AtpI family protein produces MGQDRKTPKIKSAWHLAGLGTEFTGIILFFLLGGSWLDKQLGSAPWILLLGMILGFSLGLFHIVRRTRQD; encoded by the coding sequence TTGGGACAGGATCGGAAGACTCCTAAAATAAAATCAGCTTGGCATCTTGCTGGACTTGGAACAGAATTTACGGGAATCATCTTGTTTTTTCTGCTCGGTGGATCTTGGCTGGATAAGCAATTGGGTTCAGCTCCTTGGATACTACTCTTAGGAATGATCCTTGGTTTTTCTTTGGGTTTGTTTCATATAGTTCGAAGAACGAGGCAAGATTGA
- a CDS encoding DUF2079 domain-containing protein: MKPNFIRSIFFAFVILYFFNLFLYPHSDPRIFHRIFAYIAILIGTILFYYLYSNRLAITNNSNSSDSITHKIKSNYETSSEEGFNSKKIYLFYVFIGIILSLTFIVHFVLVTFGLQSIFFLGELDFVSMGEIINNIARDGNFTSRFHGDFQSSYLAHHFAPGLVFYVPFFWLTNDRLILAWSQCFYTLVIIVLIYLNIKKYNWKSWEYYFWILIFASNIYLYRLSLSYHFEILYVIFFLGIIYFRNQSNIFGEILCLFSAISIKEDIAIYLGLFYAIESITSFKIILGSPKNTIQLGSINISTTEKKEWILPIKDFCISLFCILTFFIFTPLLRNLMEVNSDENWLSIWSNWGTTPVQIVTTVIFHPIDFLTSIFAKKNILLEISMGFAFLFWLSPKHFIYIFMISCLHFISSREWHNELYNYYIYPILPVLIIGTIEGWNRIRKYLGHYMVPIIFLGLGIIFYRNSLDINFPFTASNHYKSTSALDEKLYNTKEIVKLIPNYSIVATEFDLGSFVSLKNKLIPIKEDFSAFGSDSPEYILIDTDMGFSPYISLNTIRDWEKSWITEQSYNVFAEKGSLRLLKKK; encoded by the coding sequence ATGAAGCCAAACTTCATTCGAAGCATCTTTTTTGCTTTTGTTATTCTCTATTTTTTCAATTTGTTTTTGTATCCACATTCTGATCCAAGAATATTTCATAGAATTTTTGCTTACATTGCAATATTAATTGGAACTATCCTATTTTATTATCTGTATTCAAATCGGCTTGCTATAACAAATAATAGCAACTCATCTGACTCAATAACTCATAAAATAAAATCCAATTATGAAACGTCTTCTGAGGAAGGCTTCAATTCGAAGAAAATTTATTTATTTTATGTATTTATCGGAATCATTCTTTCTTTAACTTTTATCGTTCATTTCGTTCTCGTAACATTCGGACTGCAATCCATATTTTTCTTAGGTGAACTAGACTTTGTTTCTATGGGAGAAATTATCAACAACATCGCAAGAGATGGTAATTTTACATCCCGCTTTCACGGCGACTTTCAATCTTCCTATCTCGCACATCATTTCGCTCCGGGACTTGTTTTCTATGTTCCGTTTTTTTGGCTAACGAATGATCGGCTTATTCTCGCTTGGTCCCAATGTTTTTATACTTTAGTAATTATTGTTCTAATCTATTTGAATATAAAAAAATACAATTGGAAATCTTGGGAATATTATTTCTGGATATTGATTTTTGCATCTAATATCTATTTGTACAGATTGTCTTTATCTTATCACTTTGAGATCCTCTATGTAATTTTCTTTCTCGGGATTATCTATTTTCGCAATCAATCCAATATCTTCGGAGAAATTTTATGCTTATTTTCTGCGATCAGCATAAAAGAAGATATTGCCATCTACTTAGGATTGTTCTATGCAATTGAATCAATTACAAGCTTCAAGATTATTTTAGGAAGTCCAAAGAACACAATTCAGTTAGGTTCTATAAATATTAGTACAACTGAAAAGAAAGAATGGATATTACCTATAAAAGATTTCTGCATAAGTCTTTTCTGTATTTTGACATTTTTCATTTTTACTCCCCTTCTAAGGAATCTAATGGAAGTCAATAGCGACGAAAATTGGCTTAGTATATGGTCTAACTGGGGAACCACACCTGTACAAATTGTTACAACAGTTATCTTTCATCCAATTGATTTCCTAACTTCCATTTTTGCAAAAAAAAATATTCTTCTAGAAATCTCGATGGGATTTGCTTTTCTATTTTGGTTATCCCCTAAACATTTTATCTACATATTTATGATCAGCTGCTTGCATTTTATATCCTCTAGGGAATGGCATAACGAATTGTACAATTATTATATCTATCCGATCTTACCCGTTTTGATTATAGGAACCATTGAAGGTTGGAACAGAATTCGGAAATATCTTGGCCATTATATGGTTCCCATTATTTTCTTGGGATTGGGGATAATATTTTATAGAAATTCTCTGGATATAAATTTCCCCTTCACTGCATCCAATCATTATAAATCAACATCTGCTTTGGATGAAAAATTATACAATACAAAAGAAATCGTTAAATTAATTCCAAATTATTCAATAGTTGCAACAGAATTTGATCTCGGGAGTTTTGTATCGCTTAAGAATAAACTCATTCCAATCAAAGAGGATTTTTCTGCATTTGGTTCGGATAGTCCAGAATATATCTTAATCGATACAGATATGGGATTCTCACCTTATATTTCACTAAACACCATTCGTGACTGGGAGAAAAGTTGGATCACCGAACAATCATATAATGTTTTTGCAGAAAAGGGTAGTCTGCGTTTACTGAAGAAGAAATAA